The sequence TCAATCTCGTATTCAACAGGGTCTTCAATAGTTATAATATTTTTGTCTGGAGTATTTATTGAACTTAACCCTGTGTATAGGGTGGTGGTCTTACCTGAACCTGTTGGACCTGTAACCATCAACATACCATAAGGTTTTCTTAATCCATCCATATATGCAGTTTCTTCTTCTGTCTCAAACCCTGCATCTTTAAAAGATTTTACAAGGGATTGTCTATCAAGTAGCCTCATAACAATCTTCTCTCCGTGGATAGCGGGTAGGGTGGATACCCTTACATCTATCTCTCTTGTACCTGTCTTAATTTTTGTTCTACCGTCTTGTGGGAGCCGTCTTTCACCAATATCTAAATTAGAAAGAATTTTTAGACGGGTAACAATACCTGTATAAGAACTTTTGGGTGGTGGACTGACTCTCTGTAAAATACCGTCAACCCTAAACCTAACTGAAACCTTTGTTTCTTGTGGTTCTAAATGTATATCTGTTGCTCTCTTTTCTATTGCTTCAAGGAATAGAGAACTTACAAACTGAACAATAGGGACATCTTCAGACGCTACCTTCAATTGTTGGACATCTATCTGCCCGTTCTCGTCTGTACCTAACGCTTCAAGTGCCGACGCTGTTTTTGATAGGTCAACTGAATCTGCATAATATTTCTCTAAATAGTCTTTTATATCTTCAAGGTCTGCTTTGAGAACTTTTACACGAGAATCGGTCATCCTTGATACAGCGTCTATTGCTACAATATTTGTTGGGTCGTTCATTGCTATAACAAGCCGTTCATCTTCTTTTGCTATAGCGATAACATTGTATCTTTTGGCGATATTTTCAGGAATAAGCCGAACTATATCTGGCTTAATATTTCTTATAGATTGTAGGTTGACGGTTGCAGCTTTCTTCTGTTCTGTAAGACATTCAAGTATCTGTTCTTTTGTAACAATCTTTTTTTCAACTAAAACTTCGCCCAGAAACCTGTTGTCTGTAATCTGTTGGATGAGAGCACTCTCAAGCTGCTCAGTGGTTATTAGCCCTTTCTCAAGAAGAATCTGCCCAAGCCCTTTTCTTTCCATTTGTTTTTCTCACTTTTTCTTACCAATATCCATTAATAAATACTTTATATATATGTATAAATTAACACAGTTAGGCTCTTTTGTCAATAGGGGTAAAAAAGTATGTAGTGTCTACTCACTCCCCTTCTTTGCCTTCTCCCCTTGAGAATTATAGGTATTGGAATCCCAAGGGTTTGCAGAGAGGTTAATGGGATGAGATTCCCCCTATATGTCATTCCGGATTTATCCGGAGTACCTCCGAGGGTTGCCACGTCATTAGAAAACATTCCTCCCAACTCCATAAAACAGCAGTAAAGCAAGTATGAAATACTTCATTATTTATTTTTATGTTATAATGTGTAAAATTACTGTTATTTCAACCTACTATTTAAGGAGCTACAATGAAAATATTTATAATGACAGACATAGAAGGTGTTGCTGGCGTAATTACCTACCAAGGGTGGGCAAATGGTGATAGTAGACATTTTCAGGATAGCAGAAAACTTCTTGCAAAAGAGATTAATGCAGCTGTTGAAGGTTTTTTTCATGCAGGTGCAACAGAAATCGTTGTAGTTGATGGACACGGCGGTAATGGTTACGGTGGAGTTGATTTTTTATCGTTAGATAAGAGGGTTAAATTCCAGAGAGGATGGCCCAAAGGTCCTTACCCTTTAGGTCTTGACAAAACTTTTGATGCAGTCGCTGTTATCGGGCAACACGCAAAAGCAGGTACAGAATTTTCACACATTGCTCATACCCAAAGTTTTAGAATATTAGACCTATCAATTAACGGAGTTTCAATAGGGGAGTTTGGACAGATTACTCTCTGCGCTGGTGAACTCAATATACCTGTTATTTTTGGGTCGGGTGATAAGGCTTTTTGTAAGGAAGCCGAAGAACTTGTCTCTGGTATAAAAACAGTAGCAGTAAAA is a genomic window of bacterium containing:
- the tadA gene encoding Flp pilus assembly complex ATPase component TadA → MERKGLGQILLEKGLITTEQLESALIQQITDNRFLGEVLVEKKIVTKEQILECLTEQKKAATVNLQSIRNIKPDIVRLIPENIAKRYNVIAIAKEDERLVIAMNDPTNIVAIDAVSRMTDSRVKVLKADLEDIKDYLEKYYADSVDLSKTASALEALGTDENGQIDVQQLKVASEDVPIVQFVSSLFLEAIEKRATDIHLEPQETKVSVRFRVDGILQRVSPPPKSSYTGIVTRLKILSNLDIGERRLPQDGRTKIKTGTREIDVRVSTLPAIHGEKIVMRLLDRQSLVKSFKDAGFETEEETAYMDGLRKPYGMLMVTGPTGSGKTTTLYTGLSSINTPDKNIITIEDPVEYEIEGINQVQIKPKIGLTFAAVLRTFLRQDPDIIMVGEIRDLETAQIAIQAALTGHLVLSTIHTNDTVSTLSRFNFMGVPTYLIAEAMDLIISQRLVRRICLTCKEEDKEGKKLLEKVGINTGRHTIYKGVGCEDCSFSGYFGRTAIFEILKVDKDIRTAIIEGKKEEELRVICKKKGMPLLRDAALKKVLDGITSAEELIIKTTI
- a CDS encoding M55 family metallopeptidase: MKIFIMTDIEGVAGVITYQGWANGDSRHFQDSRKLLAKEINAAVEGFFHAGATEIVVVDGHGGNGYGGVDFLSLDKRVKFQRGWPKGPYPLGLDKTFDAVAVIGQHAKAGTEFSHIAHTQSFRILDLSINGVSIGEFGQITLCAGELNIPVIFGSGDKAFCKEAEELVSGIKTVAVKEGILAGKGDECTPEEYGARNNAAIHLHPEVAREEIRKGAEEALNRYKKEKFGIVKLTPPYELVYVYRAENMRPSYKVVKNHPDSIIGALNRIYEK